In Vicugna pacos chromosome 1, VicPac4, whole genome shotgun sequence, a single window of DNA contains:
- the LRRC3 gene encoding leucine-rich repeat-containing protein 3: MGPTGKQSPSSLPVPTGGSCLLLLFCLRLGTSCPQSCQCPDHAGAVAVHCSARGLQEIPKDIPADTVLLKLDANRIARVPNGAFQHLNQLRELDLSQNAIESIGPAAFSGLAGGLRLLDLSHNRIRRIPKDALGKLSAKIRLSHNPLHCECALQEALWELKLDPDSVDEISCHTSVQEEYVGKPLIQALDSGVSFCSIHHKTTDVAMLVTMFGWFAMVIAYVVYYVRQNQEDARRHLEYLKSLPSTPVSKDPISPAP; encoded by the coding sequence ATGGGCCCCACAGGCAAACAGAGTCCCTCGTCCCTGCCGGTCCCCACGGGAGGGtcttgcctcctcctcctcttctgcctgCGGTTGGGGACCTCTTGCCCACAGAGCTGCCAGTGCCCTGACCACGCTGGGGCCGTGGCCGTCCACTGCAGCGCGAGGGGCCTGCAGGAGATCCCCAAGGACATCCCTGCCGACACTGTGCTCCTGAAGCTCGACGCCAACAGGATCGCCCGCGTCCCCAACGGAGCCTTCCAGCACCTGAACCAGCTGAGAGAGCTGGACTTGTCCCAGAACGCCATCGAGAGCATTGGCCCCGCCGCTTTCTCTGGCCTGGCCGGGGGCCTGCGGCTGCTGGACCTGTCTCACAATCGCATCCGGAGGATTCCGAAGGATGCTCTGGGCAAGCTCAGTGCCAAGATCCGCCTGTCGCACAACCCGCTGCACTGCGAGTGTGCCCTGCAGGAGGCCCTGTGGGAGCTGAAGCTGGACCCCGACTCCGTGGATGAGATCTCCTGCCACACCTCGGTGCAGGAGGAGTACGTGGGGAAGCCACTGATCCAGGCCCTTGACTCCGGCGTCAGCTTCTGCAGCATCCACCACAAGACCACCGACGTGGCCATGCTGGTCACCATGTTCGGCTGGTTTGCCATGGTGATCGCCTACGTCGTGTACTATGTGCGCCAGAACCAGGAGGACGCCAGGAGGCACCTGGAGTACCTGAAGTCCCTGCCCAGCACCCCTGTGTCCAAGGACCCCATCAGCCCTGCGCCTTAA